A window of the Lolium perenne isolate Kyuss_39 chromosome 7, Kyuss_2.0, whole genome shotgun sequence genome harbors these coding sequences:
- the LOC139833604 gene encoding uncharacterized protein produces the protein MSLRGQRVSEVREQSRSVKGRSPSGIRPDLLVDGFGKEEDKGIRGTREVPGSHAIPNSSKIFDNPIFAYDPGLDRSSARDRSMDLAGNGGDQGGAGKAPTHPKLLTRTAFASAPGQGSIPSMRVDPPELGNWQSAAAEGLDDLDGILEGEVNMEDDEVLELEEDDEELPPEVQQRWRLLGRYVSQRRSDIDDMTTHFNSRVWRLRTGVNFAPLGKNWFKITFYSEGDYDFVARGGPWIYRGYPLLVTKIQGDLRPSETVLNTVPLWVQVYDLPWRRQKKSTAMLIGNKLGKYLDVDLDAEGNSPHDFLRVRAEIPVDRRLRPSIPIQVKGQGEVATYLLRYERVPYFCFWCGHIGHDDTECEKKRIGVPSLEYDSRLRCSPVRKFEKRQAYGPPQQHNSVRKNLNLNFSASDENSATLGMPTDRRRNSRVVRHMGDHIPAAVDVWDGFEEGEKEGSEEVDKELAGKINHMTLPLVCVGEASSRQKIQKKPASKPGRGRGSLVGLKHQPVIQSVMPLAMYPSFPSASYLAGLGSEEMIPPLRGLNSFTFSAEDTAMSDADSILGKRGPDQQNTVDDEQAKNVVSEREITAEGKQKKGKHESLESRNVALEATSLGAAGQLTGTSADAKIVFLSETRQKAEKMKRLRGRLGLKGFVGCDSIGRSGGLALFWHEQMVVDIQEVTDRYIDAYVQFSAQEPCWRLTCIYGEPRVENRQLMWDKLRALKPQSNLPWCVFGDFNEAMWGFEHFSASPRPESQMRNFREALELCELIDLGFSGPAYTYDNKRSGRANVQVRLDRAVACNSWRNIFAEARVVHKVTPCSDHCAIIIECVKEENQGRKPARKYYEVMWERDPSLPERVATAWEDAGTKRTLGDISKGLGHVMGRLQEWSRTKFGAVNRELEHNRNKLVELMSMNADRMEIRAVTDKMNELLYREEMMWMQRSRIDWLKEGDCNTRFFHNKAVWRARKNKIKKLRDGNDEWQREPKMMGQMATAYFKSLFEKDTTLNHEPVLSLFEEKITPEMNAALCAAFTDKEIADALFQIGPLKSPGPDGFPARFFQRNWGVLKEEVIAGVKEFFSTGIMPEGINETTIVLIPKVDEPETLAQFRPISLCNVIYKVISKCLVNRLRPTLDDTISEAQSAFVPGRLITDNAIVAFECFHHIQQEKDPEKSYCAYKLDLSKAYDRVDWEFLEQMMLKMGFSHQWVQWIMCCVTSVRYSVKLNGTLLESFAPSRGLRQGDPLSPFLFLFVADGLSALLRKEVLANQIEPVKVCRRAPGVSHLLFADDTLLFFKASQQQAQHISDVIDTYATATGQLINRDKCSILFGPNCPEATGTLVKQILQVRPDVFEDKYLGLPTPQGRMHKGRFQNLQERLLKRMLAWDGLHSQAAKETLIKSVAQSIPTYIMGIFKLPMAVCDDLTRMVRNYWWGANQGKRKTHWISWDRITMPKSHGGLGFRNIRIFNQALLARQAWRLLTKPDTLCARLLKSKYYPNGVLQDTGFSSNASPAWQGVQHGLELLKKGLIWRIGNGESIRIWRDPWIPRPHSFRPISDRKECRLRRVSALIDDHGAWNMQLLQRHFMQADVEEIIKIKLGSRRAEDVLAWAPTPTGVFSVKSAYWLGREELSRPSIGSTSRAPNGRRAIWAVLWGCPAPPKMHNGEKLVASYGGGLAASRPARIGVG, from the exons ATGAGTCTACGAGGTCAACGAGTCTCTGAGGTTAGGGAGCAGTCCCGATCGGTCAAGGGCAGGAGTCCGAGTGGAATACGGCCTGATCTGCTCGTGGACGGCTTTGGAAAGGAAGAGGACAAGGGTATAAGGGGCACCCGTGAGGTCCCTGGGAGTCACGCAATCCCTAATTCAAGTAAGATCTTCGATAACCCAATCTTCGCGTACGACCCTGGTTTAGATCGCTCTTCTGCGCGCGATCGTTCGATGGATCTTGCTGGCAATGGGGGTGATCAAGGGGGAGCCGGTAAGGCACCTACCCACCCGAAGTTGCTAACAAGAACTGCGTTCGCATCTGCGCCAGGCCAGGGGAGTATTCCGTCGATGAGGGTTGATCCGCCAGAGCTTGGCAACTGGCAATCTGCGGCGGCTGAAGGTTTAGATGATCTTGATGGGATTCTGGAGGGTGAAGTGAACATGGAGGATGATGAGGTTCTGGAATTGGAGGAGGATGATGAAGAACTACCGCCGGAGGTACAACAGCGGTGGAGATTGTTGGGTAGGTATGTCAGCCAGAGGCGATCGGATATTGACGACATGACTACCCACTTCAACAGCAGAGTTTGGCGTCTGCGCACGGGTGTAAACTTTGCACCTTTAGGAAAGAACTGGTTCAAGATTACTTTCTACTCGGAAGGAGATTATGATTTCGTTGCTCGTGGGGGTCCATGGATTTACAGAGGATACCCATTATTGGTGACCAAGATCCAAGGGGACTTGAGACCGTCGGAGACAGTGTTGAACACAGTACCACTCTGGGTGCAGGTTTATGACCTGCCATGGAGACGTCAAAAGAAGAGCACGGCTATGCTAATAGGGAATAAGCTTGGGAAATATCTGGACGTGGACCTGGATGCAGAGGGTAATAGTCCACATGATTTCCTGCGTGTGCGAGCTGAGATCCCTGTGGACCGCCGGCTCCGCCCAAGTATTCCTATCCAGGTTAAAGGACAAGGTGAAGTAGCAACTTATCTGCTTAGGTATGAGAGAGTGCCCTACTTCTGCTTCTGGTGCGGTCACATAGGGCATGATGACACGGAATGTGAGAAGAAGCGGATAGGAGTGCCGTCCTTGGAGTATGATTCGCGCCTGCGTTGCTCGCCGGTCCGCAAATTTGAGAAGCGTCAGGCTTATGGACCTCCACAACAGCACAACTCTGTTAGGAAGAACCTCAACTTAAACTTTTCAGCAAGTGATGAAAATTCTGCTACCCTGGGAATGCCGACGGATAGAAGGAGGAACAGTAGAGTAGTACGCCACATGGGTGATCATATACCGGCAGCAGTAGATGTGTGGGATGGCTTTGAGGAAGGGGAAAAGGAGGGATCTGAGGAGGTTGACAAGGAATTGGCTGGGAAGATAAACCATATGACACTCCCGTTAGTCTGTGTGGGTGAAGCTTCGAGCAGGCAGAAAATTCAGAAAAAGCCTGCAAGCAAACCGGGGCGTGGCCGTGGCAGTTTGGTAGGACTGAAGCATCAACCTGTGATACAGAGCGTAATGCCTCTAGCTATGTACCCATCATTTCCTAGTGCTAGTTATCTTGCAGGCCTGGGCAGTGAAGAGATGATACCGCCACTGAGAGGGTTAAACTCCTTCACCTTTTCAGCAGAAGACACAGCCATGTCAGACGCTGACTCTATCCTGGGAAAACGTGGGCCGGACCAGCAGAACACCGTGGATGATGAGCAAGCTAAAAATGTTGTTTCAGAAAGAGAAATTACAGCGGAAGGAAAGCAGAAAAAGGGGAAACATGAATCACTGGAGAGTAGGAATGTAGCATTGGAGGCAACCAGCCTTGGGGCCGCTGGTCAACTGACGGGCAC GTCAGCAGATGCAAAAATTGTTTTCCTCAGTGAGACGCGGCAGAAAGCAGAGAAAATGAAAAGATTAAGAGGGCGATTAGGCCTTAAGGGTTTCGTGGGCTGTGACAGCATTGGCAGAAGTGGCGGTTTAGCTCTCTTTTGGCATGAGCAGATGGTGGTAGATATCCAGGAGGTTACGGACAGATATATAGATGCATACGTCCAGTTTTCTGCTCAAGAACCTTGTTGGCGCCTTACTTGTATCTATGGGGAACCAAGAGTAGAAAATAGACAGCTGATGTGGGACAAGCTGCGTGCTCTCAAACCTCAATCAAATCTGCCTTGGTGTGTGTTTGGCGACTTTAATGAGGCGATGTGGGGCTTTGAGCATTTCTCTGCCTCTCCTCGGCCAGAGAGTCAAATGAGGAATTTCAGAGAGGCGCTGGAGCTCTGTGAGTTAATTGATCTTGGGTTTTCTGGACCGGCGTACACATATGATAATAAACGAAGTGGGAGAGCCAATGTCCAGGTTAGGCTTGACCGTGCTGTAGCTTGCAACTCCTGGAGGAATATCTTCGCTGAAGCACGAGTTGTACATAAAGTGACGCCATGTTCAGATCATTGCGCAATCATTATTGAATGTGTGAAGGAAGAAAACCAGGGGCGGAAACCAGCGCGTAAATATTATGAGGTGATGTGGGAGAGGGATCCCAGCCTCCCTGAACGAGTTGCAACGGCCTGGGAGGATGCAGGGACAAAACGCACACTTGGCGATATTAGTAAGGGCCTTGGGCATGTCATGGGCAGATTGCAGGAGTGGAGTCGGACCAAGTTTGGAGCCGTCAATCGCGAGCTTGAGCATAATAGAAATAAACTTGTTGAATTGATGAGTATGAATGCTGATCGGATGGAAATTAGAGCAGTGACTGACAAGATGAACGAGCTGTTGTACAGGGAGGAGATGATGTGGATGCAGAGATCAAGGATTGATTGGCTGAAAGAAGGCGACTGTAATACTCGTTTCTTCCATAATAAGGCAGTGTGGAGGGCGCGGAAGAATAAGATAAAAAAGCTGCGTGATGGAAATGATGAGTGGCAAAGGGAACCAAAAATGATGGGTCAGATGGCCACGGCCTACTTTAAATCTTTGTTTGAGAAGGATACAACCTTGAACCATGAACCAGTCCTGAGCCTTTTTGAGGAGAAAATAACACCGGAGATGAATGCAGCACTATGTGCAGCCTTCACAGATAAAGAAATAGCTGACGCCCTGTTTCAGATTGGACCGCTCAAATCACCAGGACCTGATGGCTTCCCAGCACGGTTCTTTCAGCGTAATTGGGGTGTGCTAAAGGAGGAGGTCATTGCAGGAGTTAAGGAATTCTTCAGTACAGGTATCATGCCAGAAGGTATAAATGAAACCACTATTGTCCTTATTCCTAAAGTTGATGAACCAGAAACACTTGCGCAGTTCAGGCCTATTAGCTTATGTAATGTGATATATAAGGTTATTTCTAAGTGTCTCGTGAATAGATTGAGACCTACCCTGGACGATACTATATCGGAGGCTCAAAGTGCTTTTGTCCCAGGCCGTTTAATCACGGATAATGCTATAGTGGCCTTTGAATGCTTCCACCATATCCAACAGGAAAAGGATCCAGAAAAGAGCTATTGTGCTTACAAATTGGACCTATCAAAGGCGTATGATCGTGTGGATTGGGAGTTCTTGGAGCAGATGATGCTCAAGATGGGTTTCTCTCACCAATGGGTGCAATGGATAATGTGCTGTGTCACCTCGGTGAGATATTCTGTTAAATTAAATGGAACCCTCCTTGAATCGTTTGCACCGTCGCGTGGGCTTCGGCAAGGTGATCCCTTATCCCCATTTTTATTCCTCTTTGTGGCGGATGGTCTCTCGGCTTTATTAAGGAAGGAAGTGCTTGCAAATCAAATTGAGCCAGTCAAGGTTTGTCGGCGAGCTCCAGGAGTTTCTCATCTTCTCTTTGCAGATGATACCCTTTTGTTCTTTAAGGCCAGCCAGCAGCAAGCGCAGCATATCAGTGATGTAATTGACACATATGCAACAGCAACAGGGCAGCTAATTAATCGAGATAAGTGCTCTATCTTGTTTGGTCCCAACTGTCCAGAGGCTACAGGTACTCTAGTCAAGCAAATTCTGCAGGTTCGGCCGGACGTTTTTGAGGACAAATATCTAGGACTGCCAACTCCCCAAGGAAGAATGCATAAGGGGCGATTTCAGAATCTGCAAGAGAGACTGCTGAAACGTATGCTAGCTTGGGATGGACTGCACTCACAAGCAGCAAAGGAGACACTGATTAAATCAGTAGCACAATCCATTCCAACATATATTATGGGAATTTTTAAACTTCCAATGGCTGTCTGTGATGATCTGACGCGTATGGTGCGGAACTATTGGTGGGGTGCTAATCAGGGGAAACGGAAAACTCATTGGATCTCATGGGACAGAATTACTATGCCAAAATCTCATGGTGGCCTTGGCTTCAGAAACATTCGGATCTTTAACCAAGCCCTCCTAGCACGGCAGGCGTGGCGGCTCCTAACCAAACCTGATACTCTGTGTGCACGCCTATTGAAATCCAAATATTATCCTAATGGTGTCTTGCAGGACACGGGTTTTTCGTCTAATGCTTCGCCGGCCTGGCAAGGTGTGCAACATGGTTTGGAGTTACTGAAGAAGGGACTTATATGGCGAATTGGCAATGGCGAAAGCATCCGTATCTGGCGAGATCCATGGATACCAAGGCCCCACTCCTTTAGGCCTATATCGGATCGGAAGGAATGCAGGCTACGCCGGGTTTCAGCTCTTATTGATGATCATGGTGCTTGGAATATGCAGTTGCTGCAGCGTCATTTCATGCAAGCTGACGTGGAGGAAATAATCAAGATCAAGTTGGGGTCTCGACGAGCCGAGGACGTGCTCGCATGGGCTCCAACACCTACAGGTGTCTTTTCCGTCAAGAGTGCGTACTGGCTCGGCAGGGAGGAGCTGAGCAGGCCTTCTATAGGCTCCACGAGCAGGGCACCGAATGGCCGCAGGGCCATTTGGGCGGTTCTTTGGGGGTGCCCTGCGCCCCCTAAG ATGCACAATGGCGAGAAGCTTGTGGCAAGCTATGGAGGAGGTCTGGCCGCTTCCAGACCTGCGAGGATTGGAGTCGGATGA